One window of Candidatus Schekmanbacteria bacterium RIFCSPLOWO2_02_FULL_38_14 genomic DNA carries:
- a CDS encoding murein biosynthesis integral membrane protein MurJ: MTENKKKLARAAFMIMVATVLSRFAGFFREIIMANYFGLSPARGAFTVAYRIPSLLRTLIADTAITAAFIPVFTQLLAKGDKEEAFKAASSLFSITVIFLCIITAASMLFMPFVIKITAPGFSPDEHLFTMTVNLSLIIFPTVVILGMTGIITGMLNSFQHFAVPAIAPILWNFIIIFFLVFYEKKLGIYSAAWGILIATVFQLAVQIFPLRGQGKLSFIIDFKNQHVIEILKLILPVTLSLGVINFNVFVDTVFASFLGPDRLAAIDSAFRIFHLPMGVFAVAVGTVLFPVFSSLIAKKDFEKFKPTLINGISQIFFMTIPVSALFISLSSPIVKTVYERGAFSPDDTKLVALALVFFSFGIPFASANTLLNRGFYSLKKNWIPLYLSFINLLLNALLDWMLMKPFSHGGICFSTSLVSTFNFIGLLFLMRREVGCIKIRDLVKSFLKISFISAVMSACSYVFYNYLFHITGVFFALFFSIVSGFLIFVFLSWVFKVKEFKIAKDIFIYKKKEVLISDR, from the coding sequence ATGACAGAAAACAAAAAAAAGCTTGCAAGGGCTGCTTTCATGATAATGGTTGCCACCGTGCTTTCCCGTTTTGCAGGGTTTTTCAGGGAAATCATAATGGCTAACTATTTTGGCTTGTCTCCTGCAAGAGGCGCATTTACAGTAGCCTACAGAATTCCAAGCCTTCTGCGCACGCTTATCGCTGATACTGCAATCACTGCAGCATTCATCCCGGTTTTCACCCAGCTGCTTGCAAAAGGAGATAAGGAAGAAGCCTTTAAAGCAGCCTCAAGCCTGTTTTCAATAACTGTGATATTTTTATGTATCATAACTGCCGCTTCCATGCTCTTCATGCCCTTTGTTATAAAAATAACAGCACCCGGTTTCTCTCCCGATGAACACCTTTTTACAATGACAGTAAACCTCTCTCTTATTATTTTCCCTACAGTTGTTATCCTTGGCATGACAGGAATAATTACAGGAATGCTCAATTCCTTTCAGCATTTCGCCGTACCTGCAATAGCGCCTATATTATGGAATTTCATAATAATCTTTTTTCTGGTTTTTTATGAAAAAAAACTTGGAATATATTCAGCCGCATGGGGAATTCTGATAGCCACGGTCTTCCAGCTTGCAGTCCAGATTTTTCCTTTAAGAGGGCAGGGAAAACTTTCTTTTATAATCGATTTTAAGAATCAGCATGTAATCGAGATATTAAAATTAATCCTTCCTGTAACCTTAAGCCTTGGGGTTATAAACTTTAATGTCTTTGTTGATACTGTCTTTGCTTCATTTTTAGGACCTGACCGTCTTGCAGCAATAGATTCTGCATTCAGGATATTTCATCTTCCTATGGGTGTTTTTGCTGTTGCCGTCGGAACTGTTCTTTTTCCGGTTTTCTCTTCGTTGATTGCAAAAAAGGATTTTGAAAAATTCAAACCAACCCTTATTAATGGAATCAGCCAGATTTTTTTTATGACTATTCCGGTAAGCGCGCTTTTTATTTCCCTCTCATCGCCAATAGTAAAAACCGTTTATGAGAGAGGCGCTTTCAGTCCTGATGATACAAAGCTTGTTGCTTTGGCTTTGGTTTTTTTCTCCTTTGGTATTCCCTTTGCAAGCGCAAATACTCTGCTAAACAGGGGTTTTTACAGTTTGAAAAAAAACTGGATTCCTCTCTATCTCTCATTTATAAATCTTTTACTGAATGCCTTGCTTGACTGGATGCTTATGAAGCCTTTTAGTCACGGAGGAATATGTTTCTCTACATCTCTTGTTTCTACGTTTAATTTCATAGGGCTTTTATTTTTAATGCGCAGGGAGGTTGGATGTATAAAAATAAGAGATTTGGTGAAATCGTTTCTTAAAATATCTTTTATATCTGCTGTAATGTCTGCGTGCTCATATGTTTTCTATAATTATCTGTTTCATATAACAGGAGTATTCTTTGCGCTTTTTTTCTCAATAGTTTCAGGCTTCCTGATATTTGTATTTTTATCATGGGTTTTTAAAGTTAAGGAGTTTAAGATTGCTAAGGATATTTTTATTTATAAAAAGAAAGAGGTTTTAATATCTGATAGATAA
- a CDS encoding starch synthase, with protein MNILIVSSEVVPFAKTGGLADVAGALSKAINKLGNHRVAVVMPKYKMIDEKKFNLKVINKSLNIGFDSKKTSARVFCGEMEKGLLVYFIDIPEYYAREGLYQKESQDYSDNAERFAHFTKAALEACKTLNFKPDIIHCHDWQAALVPVLLKGFYKQDSFFKNTATVFTIHNIGYQGNFPPEKVSFIKFPDDFYTMSGLEFYGSINFLKGGLVFSEIINTVSKKYSQEIQTPEYGCGLDGVLKERSNDLYGIINGIDYEEWSPEKDKLIKHNFDKDDLKGKAFCKKELQKELGLRQDMKVPVIGVISRIAAQKGLDLIAEVFDSMMKMDLQFVLLGSGEKELEDFFKKASERYNGKFGVKVGFDNGLAHRIEAGADMFLMPSRYEPCGLNQIYSLSYGTVPVVRATGGLDDTITDFEEDKENGNGFKFAEASAQQMLERIKIALRYYNSKEWMKIVGNGMKADFSWDASAIKYVELYGLAVRKKTGKGAAV; from the coding sequence ATGAACATATTGATTGTATCTTCTGAAGTCGTGCCGTTTGCAAAAACAGGAGGGCTTGCTGATGTTGCAGGAGCCCTTTCGAAAGCCATTAACAAACTCGGCAACCATAGGGTTGCAGTTGTAATGCCAAAATACAAAATGATTGATGAGAAGAAGTTTAACCTTAAGGTGATTAATAAGAGTTTAAATATAGGGTTTGATTCCAAAAAAACATCTGCAAGGGTTTTTTGCGGAGAGATGGAGAAAGGTCTTCTTGTATATTTTATTGATATCCCGGAATATTACGCAAGGGAAGGGCTTTACCAAAAAGAAAGCCAGGACTATTCTGATAATGCGGAAAGATTCGCTCATTTTACAAAAGCTGCTCTTGAGGCATGCAAAACCTTAAACTTTAAACCGGATATAATCCACTGCCACGACTGGCAGGCAGCGCTGGTTCCTGTTCTTTTAAAAGGTTTTTACAAGCAGGATTCTTTTTTTAAAAACACAGCAACTGTTTTTACAATTCATAACATTGGCTATCAGGGAAACTTTCCTCCAGAAAAGGTATCATTCATCAAATTTCCTGATGATTTTTATACAATGAGCGGATTGGAATTTTACGGAAGTATCAATTTTTTAAAAGGAGGGCTTGTTTTTTCTGAGATAATAAATACCGTAAGCAAAAAATACAGCCAGGAGATTCAGACACCGGAATACGGATGCGGTCTGGATGGAGTCTTAAAGGAACGTTCCAATGACCTCTACGGGATTATCAACGGTATAGATTACGAGGAATGGAGCCCTGAAAAGGATAAGCTCATAAAACATAATTTTGATAAGGATGATTTAAAGGGAAAGGCTTTTTGCAAAAAAGAGCTTCAGAAGGAACTGGGGCTAAGGCAGGATATGAAGGTGCCTGTTATTGGAGTAATATCAAGAATTGCAGCTCAAAAGGGACTGGACTTGATTGCAGAGGTTTTTGACAGCATGATGAAGATGGATTTGCAGTTTGTTTTGCTTGGAAGCGGTGAAAAGGAGCTGGAGGATTTTTTCAAAAAGGCTTCTGAGAGGTACAACGGCAAGTTTGGAGTAAAGGTAGGTTTTGACAATGGTCTTGCTCACAGGATTGAAGCCGGAGCAGATATGTTCTTGATGCCTTCAAGATATGAACCCTGCGGTTTAAATCAGATATACAGCCTCAGTTACGGCACTGTTCCTGTTGTCAGAGCAACCGGCGGGCTTGATGATACGATAACTGATTTTGAGGAAGATAAGGAAAATGGAAACGGATTTAAGTTTGCAGAAGCCTCTGCACAGCAAATGCTCGAGAGGATAAAGATTGCATTAAGATATTATAATAGCAAGGAATGGATGAAAATAGTTGGGAACGGAATGAAGGCTGATTTCTCATGGGATGCATCTGCAATAAAATATGTTGAGCTTTACGGGCTTGCTGTTAGAAAAAAAACAGGGAAAGGAGCAGCAGTATGA